A genomic window from Bradyrhizobium lupini includes:
- a CDS encoding M20 aminoacylase family protein — protein MPIVNRVAALSDEMAAWRHDFHENPELQYDVHRTAGIVADRLREFGCDEVVTGIGRTGVVGVIRGRKSASGKTIGLRADMDALPIMETSGVPYASKVPGKMHACGHDGHTAMLLGAAKYLAETRNFDGTAVVIFQPAEEGGGGGKAMVEDGLMTRWNIQEVYGMHNMPGLPEGHFATTPGAMLASSDNIQITVHGKGGHAGAGPHKSIDSVLIGAQIVNALQSIVARNVDPLKSAVISITQFHSGTAFNIIPEVAELGGTVRTLDPEVRDLVERRIGEVAESVARAYGGSAETKYMRMYPVTMNHAREAGLAADVARDIVGAERVNDKFIPMMGAEDFSFMLEARPGAMILVGMGDGNECHHPAYVFNDNILGHGASYWARLVETRMPAG, from the coding sequence ATGCCCATCGTCAACCGCGTTGCCGCCCTCTCCGACGAAATGGCCGCCTGGCGCCATGACTTCCACGAGAATCCGGAGCTGCAATACGACGTCCACCGCACCGCCGGCATCGTCGCCGACCGCTTGCGCGAGTTCGGCTGCGACGAGGTGGTGACGGGCATCGGCCGCACCGGCGTCGTCGGCGTGATCCGCGGCCGCAAGTCCGCCTCGGGCAAGACCATTGGCCTGCGCGCCGACATGGATGCGCTGCCGATCATGGAGACGTCGGGCGTACCCTATGCCTCCAAGGTCCCCGGCAAGATGCACGCTTGCGGCCATGACGGCCACACCGCGATGCTGCTCGGCGCCGCCAAATACCTCGCCGAGACGCGCAATTTCGACGGCACGGCCGTGGTGATCTTTCAGCCCGCGGAAGAAGGCGGCGGCGGCGGCAAAGCCATGGTCGAGGACGGGCTGATGACGCGTTGGAATATCCAGGAGGTCTATGGCATGCACAACATGCCGGGCCTGCCCGAAGGCCATTTCGCGACCACACCCGGCGCGATGCTCGCCTCCTCCGACAACATCCAGATCACGGTGCACGGCAAGGGCGGCCATGCCGGCGCGGGTCCGCACAAGTCCATCGACAGCGTGCTGATCGGCGCTCAAATCGTCAACGCGCTGCAATCGATCGTCGCGCGCAACGTCGATCCGCTCAAATCGGCCGTCATCTCGATCACGCAATTCCACTCCGGAACCGCCTTCAACATCATTCCGGAGGTCGCCGAGCTCGGCGGCACCGTGCGCACGCTCGATCCTGAAGTGCGCGATCTCGTCGAGCGCCGCATCGGCGAGGTCGCCGAGAGCGTCGCCCGCGCCTATGGCGGCTCGGCCGAAACGAAGTACATGCGGATGTATCCGGTGACGATGAACCATGCGCGCGAGGCCGGCCTTGCCGCCGACGTCGCCCGCGACATCGTCGGTGCCGAGCGCGTCAACGACAAGTTCATTCCCATGATGGGCGCCGAAGACTTCTCCTTCATGCTGGAAGCGCGCCCCGGCGCGATGATCCTGGTCGGCATGGGCGACGGCAACGAGTGCCACCACCCGGCCTACGTCTTCAACGACAACATCCTCGGCCACGGCGCGTCGTATTGGGCGCGCCTGGTAGAGACGCGGATGCCGGCGGGTTAG
- the purB gene encoding adenylosuccinate lyase, with protein MIPRYTRPEMASIWEPQTRFKIWFEIEAHAADALAELGTIPKEAAKTVWAKAKDATFDVARIDEIERETKHDVIAFLTHLAEIVGPEARFVHQGMTSSDVLDTCLNVQLTRAADLLLADLDKVLAALKKRALEHKMTPTIGRSHGIHAEPVTFGLKLAYAYAEFSRARERLIAARKEVATCAISGAVGTFAQIDPRVEQHVANAMGLVPEPISTQVIPRDRHAMYFSTLGVIASSVERFAVEIRHMQRTEVLEAEEFFSEGQKGSSAMPHKRNPVLSENLTGLSRMVRAYVTPALENVVLWHERDISHSSAERMMGPDATVTLDFALVRLAGLIDKLLVYPANMQKNLDRLGGLVHSQRVLLALTQKGASREDAYKLVQRNAMPVWRGEGDFLQLLKKDAEVKKYLTDAEIDEQFDLGYHFKHVDTIFKRVFGES; from the coding sequence ATGATCCCCCGCTATACCCGCCCGGAAATGGCCTCGATCTGGGAGCCGCAGACCCGGTTCAAGATCTGGTTCGAGATCGAGGCGCATGCGGCGGACGCCCTTGCCGAGCTCGGCACGATTCCCAAGGAGGCCGCCAAAACGGTCTGGGCCAAGGCCAAGGACGCCACTTTCGACGTCGCCCGCATCGACGAGATCGAGCGCGAGACCAAGCACGACGTCATCGCCTTCCTCACCCACCTCGCCGAGATCGTCGGCCCCGAAGCGCGCTTCGTCCATCAGGGCATGACCTCCTCCGACGTGCTCGACACCTGCCTCAACGTCCAGCTCACTCGCGCCGCCGACCTGCTGCTCGCCGACCTCGACAAGGTGCTGGCGGCGCTGAAGAAGCGCGCCCTCGAGCACAAGATGACGCCGACCATCGGCCGCAGCCACGGCATCCATGCCGAACCCGTGACCTTCGGCCTCAAGCTCGCTTATGCCTATGCCGAATTCTCGCGCGCCAGGGAGCGCCTGATCGCGGCGCGGAAGGAAGTCGCCACCTGCGCCATCTCTGGTGCGGTCGGCACTTTTGCCCAGATCGACCCGCGCGTCGAACAGCATGTTGCCAATGCCATGGGCCTCGTCCCCGAGCCGATCTCGACGCAGGTCATCCCCCGCGACCGCCACGCGATGTATTTCTCGACGCTCGGTGTGATCGCTTCCTCGGTCGAGCGTTTCGCGGTGGAGATCCGCCACATGCAGCGCACCGAAGTGCTGGAAGCCGAGGAGTTCTTCTCCGAAGGGCAGAAGGGTTCGTCCGCGATGCCGCACAAGCGCAATCCGGTGCTCTCGGAAAACCTCACCGGGCTGTCGCGCATGGTGCGCGCCTATGTGACCCCGGCGCTGGAGAACGTCGTGCTCTGGCACGAGCGCGATATCTCGCACTCCTCTGCCGAACGCATGATGGGCCCCGACGCGACCGTGACGCTGGACTTCGCGCTGGTCCGCCTCGCCGGCCTGATCGACAAGCTGCTGGTGTACCCCGCCAACATGCAGAAGAACCTCGACCGCCTCGGCGGCCTCGTGCATTCGCAGCGCGTTCTGCTGGCGCTGACGCAGAAGGGCGCAAGCCGCGAGGACGCCTACAAGCTCGTGCAGCGCAACGCCATGCCGGTCTGGCGCGGCGAGGGCGACTTCCTCCAGCTCCTGAAGAAGGACGCTGAAGTGAAGAAGTATCTCACCGACGCCGAAATCGACGAGCAGTTCGACCTCGGCTATCACTTCAAGCACGTCGACACGATCTTCAAGCGCGTGTTCGGCGAAAGCTGA